In the Vanacampus margaritifer isolate UIUO_Vmar chromosome 9, RoL_Vmar_1.0, whole genome shotgun sequence genome, ttgtggcaATTTTGCCTTTTTCCTGTCAGGTCTTCATGAGGTGGAGCATGAATTAATGGCTGGCGGAAAGATTTCCCTTTGTGTCTCATCACCTTACTCTTTGTAAAAACCAAGATATTTTGCATTAATAATTTAATGGAAAGATTGGAAAATAGACTTTTTTATTTAGATGCAGCGTGTACTTTAACCAATGCATGGGGTGGGGGGACCTCTGACATCCCAATGACAGAGCCCTTAATGAAGAAAATACAGAGAGAAACAGTCACAAATATGGTGAAACAATTGGACTAAGTAGCTTCCTTATAAATGAATAAGTGTGGAAGATCTTGTTGGTTGACCAATTATCTGCATGGCATAAACTGAAAGTAGTTTACACTCTCTTGACTCAGCTGCAATCATAATTAGCGGCCTCTTTCCCTTGTACTTCCACTTCACACAGTGTCAGGTATTCTTTCCTTGTAGGGATCACGATGTTGATGAAGCGGCCTTTCATTCCATTGCACCCAAATGATTTGGTGTGGCCAGCTGGGATTGATGAGATCACAGTACATcttaaaatggaataaaaataaataggttAGCAGTGCAATACAGGAGTATAAAAACATGGATACTATATAAACCCATGCCCAGTGAAAGTCATTCAAGTTAAATTCAGTAGAGAGGTCCACAAGAATCTTGATCAATATCAAAAGCCTCATGTTACTCCACCCAAGCCAAAATGTAGACCTGCTTTTAGTCAATTTTTCAGATGACATGCTTGCAATAGAAAATGCCGGAATGCCTACGGAGGTGTAGCGCGGTCTactacatttacaaacatgctaaattagacttgccctggcacaagatatactttttattttttttttattttttaaacagagcaCACAGGCACCCATCTACAAAAACGGGGCCCATTAGGAGTACATGCATTAGCACATTTACCTGGGATTAgcattgccattgtcacggaGGGAGTCTCCAATGCGGATCTCAGCTCCATTAATCCGGTTATGACAACAATCTCTTCGGTTTGTAATAGTGACAATGtctattttgtacattttctggAGGTCCAGTCTCCACCatggtttcatttgttttttggtgtgaGTACAAGATTTATGTGCCCAATTGCTTGCACGACTTCCATCAATGGCTCTTTGGGGACTGCCATTCCCATACCTGGAGGACTGGCAGGCTTTTCCATTCATGGCAAGGTTACCTGCACAGAGAAACCGGTTAATTTCCTTATGGGAGGAATCGAATTAATGGTCAGTGAAATATCTACATTTGAATATCCTTAAAACCTAAAGTGCAAGAGTACAATTTGGAATTCAACCAGTGCTTGGAAAAAGCCAACTgtcttacagaaaaaaaaaaaaaaaaaactctcaaaatgtCAGCTTTTGAACAGAAGGACTGCAGCAGTCACCCCATTGTTTATACCAAGTAAGATATTAGTAAAAGTTAGAGAACTAAAAGCccggaacaaaaaaaattataataatagcGAACCCAACAGATATAAACCCAAGAAAGACAAGGGTGATCATCTGTTGCCATCCTAATTGCCAATAGGAAAGCCAGAGACATACAGAGAGACAAACTTACCTTTCGAACCGCTTGCCTCGTCGGTCATAGCCAACAAGGTGAGAAGAGCCAAAACGAGCATCCTATGGAAATGAGTCAACAAGTTATGTATGCAAAGCCTGCTTGTCATAGCCGAATACAGTTAATTTGTTTCATTACTAATAATTTGTGTTTGCAATTTAATGATAGACTTTCTCTGTGAATCAGTCTTTCCAAGTTGCAATATATTGATTGACATGCCATGCAGGGTTGAGGACCCAAGTGCAGAGAAGCGGGCAAAGCAAGGCAGGTGTGCACACGAAAATGTATATTGAAAGCAAGTCACTTTGAAATCCCctagaaataaacaaaagtccAAAACAGATGGGAAGAAAAGACCAAACACTACACTTACTCGTGGTACATGGTGCCAAGGACACACTAGCAAACACAAATGCTTAACCAAGGACTGAATAGAaacagggaactaaatacaagcaaactAACGAGTGAACGAGATTCACCTGGATAAGACACAAGTgactgagggagctgattggtggACCCAAGGAACAGAGGCCGGCGAGAACAGGAGGACACTAAAAAATAACAAGACAGACATAAACCAGAAGAATAACATTAAACGAAACCAAATGTAAACCTAAACAACATAGACCATGGACCGTCATCCTtctatttaaatgaaataaagtatATTCATAGATATGCACAATATTATCCACTCACCCCCATCCAAAATCACTCTCCAAGGCCTCCCAGGATTGCTGGTATCCAAAAACTGAAGTATTATCTGGATAGTAATTTCATAGATTTGGATTTCTTGTGTTCAGACATGA is a window encoding:
- the LOC144058346 gene encoding fucolectin-like translates to MYHEMLVLALLTLLAMTDEASGSKGNLAMNGKACQSSRYGNGSPQRAIDGSRASNWAHKSCTHTKKQMKPWWRLDLQKMYKIDIVTITNRRDCCHNRINGAEIRIGDSLRDNGNANPRCTVISSIPAGHTKSFGCNGMKGRFINIVIPTRKEYLTLCEVEVQGKEAANYDCS